GAGTCGACGGTCGTGGGGCCGTACAGTTTTGCCACGCGCCGCCCGAGAACACGTCATGCCGACACCCGTCGTCGCGGTCTGCGGAAGTCTCCGGGAGCGAAGCTACACCCGACTGGCGCTGCAGCGCGCGCTCGAAGCCGTCGAGGACGCCGGTGGAACCGGCGAACTGGTCGACCTCCGGGAGTACGACCTTCCGGTGCTGAACGCGGACGAGCGTACCGCGGGCGACGCCGAGCGGCTGCGCCGAGCGGTACGCGAGGCGGACGCCGTGCTGCTCGGAACGCCGGTGTATCACGGGTCGTACTCGGGCGTGCTGAAGAACGCGCTCGACTACTGCCGGTTCGACGAACTGGAGGGGAAGACAGTCGGGTTACTCGCCGTCGCGGGGGGTGCGTTTCCGGTGACGGCGCTCGATCACCTCCGTTCGGTCTGTCGCGCGTTCAATGCCTGGGTACTGCCGCATCAGGTCGCGATCCCGCGGGCGAGCGGCGCGTTCGACGAGGGGGAGTTCGTCGACGAGCGACTCGAGTCGCGCGTCGCGACGCTCGGGCAGCGAGTCGTCGAGTACGCGATCATCGAACCCGACCCGCCGACGTTCGAGAGCGACCAGAACGTCGGCGCGGGCGAGCGCTCGGCGGAGTCAGGCGGACAGTCGGCGGAGTGAGTCGGTCGTCGCTGCCGGACGCACCCGCGGCCGCTCAGTTCGTCTCCGCGCGGGTGAGGTCCGGCGGCAGCCACGACGGTTGTCGTTGCCGTTCCTCGAAATCTAGCGAGTCGTCACCCGCGAGCGCCCGCGCGTCGGCGGCAGAGTAGACCGAGCCGTCTCGGTGGAAGACGCCGTTGATTCGGCCCTTCTCGCGCTGGTCGGGCAGATACGCCGGTTTCAGCATGAGCGACCAGAAGAAGTCGCCGTCGACAGGACCGCTCCGAATCGTCTCCGCGAGCGACGCGTAGTTGGGGAGGAACCTGTTCGGCGGTTCCTCGCGCGTGCGCTGCCACTCGGTGATCCAGACCGGTTTGTCGTGCTCGTCGGCGAATTCGCGGGCGTTCCGCATCCGCTCGTCCATCTTCTGCGCCGTCGGCGGGAGATTGAGGTGGAACTGGAACGCGTCGAGTTCGGGGTCGTCGTACAGCGTGTTGTACCGAAGTTCCTTACAGCCCATCGTCAGCGGGAGATCCCCTCGATTGTCGTCGGCGACGCGCAGCATCCGGCGAGCGAACTTTAGCCGCTGGTCCCAGTCGCCGGGTTCGTTCATGATTTCGAGCGCGAGCAGCGCGTCGTCGTCGCCGTAGCGGTCGACGAACCACTCGACGTACTCGCGCGGACCGCCCGGTTTCCGGCCGAACCGGTCGCCGGCGTCGCGTCCTTCCTCGGTGTGTGCAGTGTCGTCGAGGCCGAGCGCCCGCTTCGCCTCCGAGAAGATACTACCGTCCCCGTCGTCGCTCCCACTGCTGTCGCCGCGACCGGTCCACCGGTTCTCGTCGTTGATGATCTCGTGAGAGGGCGAGCGGACGGCGCAGGCGGTGTGCGGGTCGCGGTCGCGGCAGCGCTCACGGGTCGGCTCTTCGCCCGCGCTCTCGAAGAGGATTGGGAGGACGCGGATACCCTCCTCCTCGGCGGTCGACAGCAGGTTGTCGACGCTTCGCTCCATCGACTCGGGGGCGTCGAACCAGTACTCGTAGCTGAGAAAGAGGCGAACCGCGTCGCGGTTCAGTCGCGCCGCGAGGCGAAAGTCCCGCTCGGTCTCGTCGGGGTCGTACTCCTCCCAGAACTGGTAGGCGTTGAACGCTCGCGCGGGGACGTACACTGCGCCGCGAACGTCCGAGAGCCGCCCGTCCGTGGTGGTCGACATGGCGTGATTGGATGCCACGCGGAGTCGGTTATCGGTTCGGTGCGAGGCGACGACAGTCCGACGAAGAAGACAATCGTTTTGGTCTCGCTCGAACCGAGAACACCCAATGCACGCCATCACCCGGAGCGGATGGGTCGAACTCATCACCGGTTCGATGTTCTCCGGAAAGACCGAAGAACTGCTGCGACGCCTCCGCCGCGCCGAGATCGCGGGACAGGAGGTGGCTGTGTTCAAACCGGCTATCGACGACCGCTACGGCGAGACGACCATCGGTTCGCACAACGGCCGCCAGTGGGAGGCGACCGTCGTCGACAACGAGGGCGAGGGCGTCTGGCAGATGCTCGACGACTTGAACGGCGAACAGGTCGTCGCAGTCGACGAGGCGAACTTCTTCTCGGCGACACTCGTCGAGGTGTGCGAGGCGCTCGCCGCCGACGGCCGCCGCGTCATCGTCTCCGGGACCGACCAGACGTTCCGCGGCGAACCGTTCGACCCTGTCCCGCAACTGATGGCGCTCGCCGAGTACGTCGACAAGCTACAGGCCATCTGCACGGTCTGTGGCGAACCGGCGACGCGGAACCAGCGACTCATTGACGGCGACCCCGCTCACGTCGACGACCCGACGATCATGGTCGGCGCCGAGGAGTCCTACGAGGCGCGCTGTCGGAACTGTCATACCCTCCGGAGCGACTAGTGAGACCGTGACTACGTGGGTGGAGAATCCTCGGAACGGGCGCGACCGCGGGCCGCGCGGACTGCTCCGCGCGTGGGTCGAGGTGCTGATTCGCCCGCGGCGGTTCTTCCGCAACGGCGTCGCCCCCGGCGACCAGGCTCCGGGTTTGGTGTTCGGCGTCCTCGTCGCGCTCTGCTTCGTCGGCGGCACGCTGGCGTTCTCCGGCGATACGGTGCTGGGAACCGAGTTCGTCCCGGTCGTCGCCGACAGTCGTGCACTGACGAGTCTCCTCCTGCTTCTGGCCGTCGCGCTGTTCGTCGCGCCAGCGACGCTCCATCTGACGGCGGCCCTGCAGACGGTGCTTCTCATCCTCGCCGTCAGGGACCGCGCGGGCGTCAGCGAGACGGTGCAGACAATCGCCTACGCCACCGCGCCATGCGTGCTCGCCGGAGTCCCGGTACCGGAACTTCGAGTCGTCTGCGCGCTCTACGGCACGGGGTTGCTCGCCGTCGGCATCAGTGAAATACACCGCACCTCCCTGCTCCGGGCGGCGCTCGTCTCGGCGATCCCGTCGGTTCTCATCTTCGGCTACGCGTTCGGCGGGGTGGAACCGCTCGCGGCGCTCGTCGAGAGTGCGCTTCGCTCGTGGACGCTCATCTGAGCGTCGCGGGCGCTCGCGGAGACGAGCCACGAGCTCCGCCGAGGTGAAACTGAGAGCTTCGGAACCAAAATCGGAGTGTTACGGGACCGGAATCGGGTCGAAGGGGGGGGTGGAATACGGCTGGTCCGGAAACCGAATCGCGTGAAAATCGGCTGACACCGGCGGGTCGAGACCGATCGCGTCGACGCTGACGTGTGGTTGGTCACGAAGAGTTGTCGCGGTCGAGACCGGCGCTCGCTCGTAGAGGACTTTCGACAACCGTTTTAGGGCGGGGCCATTTTCTCCGAGCAAATGGGTACGTGTATCATTTGCGGCACGCCCGTCGAGGGCCGAATTTGCGACAGCCACCAGGAAGACGTAGTGTTCGAATTCCGGGGTAACGACGAGTCACAACTCACGCCGGGCCGCTTCTACAGCGGCACCGTCGACGGCTACGCCGACTTCGGCGTCTTCGTCGACCTCGCGCCGAACGTCACCGGCCTGCTTCACCGCAGCGAACTCGACCGCCGATTAGAGAGTCTCGACTGGGAACCGGGCGACACCGTCTTCGTCCAGGTCAAGAACGTCCGCGACAACGGCAACATCGACCTCGGCTGGTCGATTCGCCAGTCGGAGCGTGATTTCCGCGGCGCCCTCGTCCAGGACGCCGAGGGCGACCACGACCGCGAAGAAGACGAGAGCGGCGACGAGGCCGAGGCCGACGTACCGGAGACGCCGACGGTTCGACACGGCAGCGCCTCGCGGGAGGACGAGAGCGACGACGAGACGGCGGAACCCGACGAGAACGAAGCGAGCGAGTCGACCGCCGACGCCGGTGAGAACCGAGCGGAGATCTCCGAATCCGCAGCCGACTACGAGCGCGTCGAAATCGGCACGCTGAGCGACCGCGTGGGCCAGACGGTCCGTATCGAGGGAGAAGTCGTCAGCACCCAGCAGACCGGCGGCCCGACCGTCTTCGAGATCCGCGACGAGACGGGCGTCGTCGACGCCGCCGCATTCGTCGAGGCGGGCGTCCGCGCCTACCCCGAAGTCGACGTTGGCTCCGTCATTCGTCTCGACGGCGAGGTCGAACTCCGCCGCAACGAGATTCAGGTCGAGACCGAGGCGCTCGTCTCGCTCGAGGACGACGACGCCGACGTCGTCCAGTCGCGTCTCGCCGACGCGCTCCGCGGCCGCGCGCGGCCCGAGAGCGTGACGCCGCTGGCCGACCACGACGCCGTCTCGGCGGTCGAAGGTCAGTTGCAGGACGCCGCCGAGGAACTCCGCCGCGCCGTCTTCGAGTCCCGGCCAATCATCGTCCGCCACACCGCCACCGCCGACGGCTACGTCGCCGGTGCCGCCGTCGAGCGCGCCGTCCTCCCGCTCATCCGCGAGGAGCACGCCAAATCCGACGCCGAGTACCACTACTTCGACCGCCGCCCGCTCGAAGAGGCCGTCTACGGGATGGACGCCGCGACGAACGACGTGACGCGGATGCTGCAGGACCGCGACCGCCACGGTGAAAAACTGCCGCTCGTCCTCCTCGTCGGCACCGGCGCCACCGTCGAGTCGAGCGACGGACTCGACCTGCTCAGCATCTACGGCGCCAAGCGCGTCGTCGTCGACGCCGCCGCCGTCGACGCCGAAGTCGAGGAGTCCACCGACGTGCTCGTCTCGCCGGTGCTCGCCGACGCCGACGCGTCGGACCTCTCGACGGGCGCGCTCGTCGCCAACCTCGCCGCCGCCGTCAACGAGGATGTGCGCGACGATCTGCGGCACCTCCCGGCGGTCAGTTACTGGGAGAACGCCCCCGAGTCGTACCTCGACGTCGCGAACGACGCGGGGTACGACGAGACGTACGTGCGCGAACTCCGCGAGGCCGTCGCGCTGGAGGCGTACTACCAGTCCTACGAGGATAAGCGCGAACTCATCACCGACCTGCTGTTCGACAACGGCGTCACCCCCGACGGCGACGGCGAGGACGCGGGCAACCTCGCCAGCCACGTCTCCGAGCAGTTCCGTCTCAAACTCGACGCCGAAGTCGAGACGGCGAAGGCGAACCTCGAATCCCGGGAGTCCGACGGCGTCGAGTTCGCCGTCCTCGACACGGACGCGTACACCCACCGCTTCGACTTCCCGCCGACGGCGCTGCTGCTCGACGAACTCCACCGCCGCGAGCGCGAGGGTGACCAGTTCGTCACCATCGGCGTCGCGATGGACGAACTCTACCTCCGCAGCACTGTCGACGTGGACCTCCGCGCCGTCGCCGAGGCCGCGCGCGAACGCGCCCCCGAAGCCGGCATCACGGCCGTCGGCATCCGCGACGGTCGTATCGAGTTCCTCTCGGGTCGGCGCGAACAGGTGAAAGAGGCCGTCGTCGAAGCCATCGCCGAGCAGCTGTCGTAAGCTGTCGCGAGGCGTTCTCCTTCTCTCCGTCTCTCCGTTTCTCTCGTTCCGCTCCCGATTCTCACGGCGACCGCTCTCGTTCGGCGGTGGACGTTCGCGAAAGCGAGGAGAGTGGCGTGAACGGGTGTGCCGTTACGCCCCGGCGGTCGATTCGAGCGGGACCGAGTGGTCGCGGTACGCCTCGAAGACGCGGCGCGCCCACTCGCGGGCGATGCCGTCGTCGGTGTCGACGAAGACGCGCATCGTCCCCGTCTCGTCGTCGTAACCGCCGACGGCGACGCGGTCGTCGAAGATGGCGAGTCCGTACGGGAGCGCCTCGCGCGTCCGGAGCGTCAGGTGACCGCGGTCGATGGCGTCAGCGAGTTGGTTCGGGTGCGTCGACCGGAGGTGGTCAACGACGCTGGGGAGGTAGATAATCTCGCTCTCGGTGTCGTCGAACAGCGAGGCGTAGAACCGCTCGACCCCCGGCGGAACCATGTGCGTCGTGTTGAAGCCGCGGAAGGTGTCGCTCGTCTCTAAGAGGCGCAGAAATCGCTCGACCGGTTTGTAGGGATTTTCGGGCGTGGCCGTCGTCACGACGGCGTCGGCGAACGGTTCGATGACGAAGTCCTTGTGGTCCGGACAGATGCACTCCAACAGCGGTTCGAGTCGAGCGGCCGCACGGAGGTTCCGCTCGAAGCGAAGCACCTCCTCAGCGACCGTCTCGCCGCGTCCGGTGAGACACCAGCGGCCGTCGCGACGCTTGGCGAGTCTGTGCTGCTCGAGCCAGCGGGTGAAGCGATGGCTGGTCGCGCGGGAGATTCCTAATCGGGTCTGGATGTCGCTACGGTCTAACGGTTCCTCGATGAGTAGTTCCAGCAGTTCCCGATGTCGGAGCACGTCCAGCAGGTCGTCCGTCTCCAGTCGCTGCCGGTCGGTCTCCGGTTCCCGAACGTCGCGTCGGAGCGCGTACGACTGCTGGAGTAACTCCTCGAATAGCGATGTTCTGTCCATAGTTCTCTCCCCCCGTGAGGAACCCTTACAGAATTGGAGGCCGTATCACGGCTTAATCTTTGTCTCAGGCCGTGAGACACGTCTGATTGCGGGAAACGATTCTCGAAAATTAACTATAGCCGGGTCGGTCGCCTCCCGACACCTATGGCAGAAGTAACCGACACCACGACACCACCGGACCCGACCGAAGCGCTCGCCGGCGAGCTGTTCGCCGACGCGAACTCGACGCTGACGCTGTTCAGCGTCTTCCTCGGTACTCGACTCGGGGTGTACGAGGTGCTCGCGGCGGCGGGGACGCAGACCGCAGGCGAGCTCGCGGCGCGAACTGAGACCGATGAGCGGTACGTCCGCGAGTGGCTCGAACACCAGACGGTCTCCGGTATCCTCGCCATCGACGACGAGCGCGCCGCGGCCGATGAACGGCGCTACTCGCTCCCCGAGGCGTACGAACCCCTTCTCGTCGACGCCGACAGCCTCTACTACCTCGCGCCGCTGGCGCGAGCGGCCGCCGGACTCGTCGGTCCGCTCGACGATATCGTGGAGGCCTACCGAACCGGCGCGGGCGTCCCATTCGCCGACTACGGCGCGAACCTGCACGAGGGACTGGCGGCGATGAACCGGCCGTCGTTCCTCCACCTACTCGGTGAGGCGTGGCTGCCGAGCGTCCCGGACGTTCACGAGCGCCTCTCGTCGGCTACACCCACCCGCGTCGCCGATATCGGCTGCGGACACGGCTGGTCGAGCATCGGCATCGCGCGGGCGTACCCGAACGTCCGCGTCGACGGATACGACCTCGACGAGGCTTCGGTGGCGGCCGCGACGGAGAACGCCGAGGCGTACGGCGTTGCCGACCGGATCACCTTCGCGGTGCGCGACGCGAGTGACCCCGAATTGGAGGGAGCGTACGACCTCGTCACCGCCTTCGAGTGCGTCCACGACATGGCCGATCCGGTCGGCGCGCTGGCGACGATGCGCCGCCTCGCAAACGGCGATGGAATCGTCCTAGTGATGGACGAGCGCGTCGGCGACGAGTTCACCGCGGAGGCCGACGAGTTAGAGCAGTTCCTCTACGGCTGCAGCGTCTTTCACTGCCTCCCCGCCGGGCGCGTCGGCGAGCACTCCGCCGCCACAGGGACCGTAATGCGGACCGACACGCTCCGCGGCTACGCCGACGACGCGGGCTTCGGTACGTTCGAGGTGCTGCCCATCGAGAACGAATTCTGGCGGTTCTACCGACTGGAGGCCTAAGATGAGCGCGACAGCTTCCACGGAAAAAGCGTCGGTCCCGTGGCGCTCGCCGGTCGTGCTGGTCGTGCTCGCGAGCACGCTGCTCGCTCCGCTGGGCGTCCCGCTGGTCAGTCCGGCGCTCCCGGTCATCCGCGACGTCTTCGGCGTGAGCGACGCGTCGGCGAGTTTGCTCATCACCGTCTACTTCCTGACCGGCATTGTCCTCTCGCCGTTCATCGGGATGCTCGCCGACCGCGTCGGGCGGCGGCGCGTGCTCGTCGTGAGCCTGTTCGTGTTCGGTCTCTCCGGCGGCGCGGTGTACGTCGCCGGCGACTTCGCGACGGTGCTCGCGCTCCGCCTCGTCGGCGGCACGGCGGCGGCGGGCGTGTTCATCACGACCGTCACCATCATCGGCGACGCGTTCGACGGCGTCCAGCGCAACGCCGTCCTTGGCGCGAACACGGCGGTGCTGTCGGCGGGCGCGGCGGCGTTTCCCATCGTCGGCGGCGCGCTCGTCGCCTACGGCTGGAACGTCCCGTTCCTCGCCTACCTACTGGCGGTCCCGCTCGCCGTCGTCGCGTGGTACGCGCTCGCCGGCCTCGAACACGACACCGAACCCGAGGAGGAGGGAACGGTCCGCTACCTCCGCGGCGTCGCAGGGTCGCTCGTCGCCTCCGGAACGGTCGTCTACTTCGGCGCGACGTTCGCCGCGGAGTTGCTGTTCTTCGGTGCTGTCCTGACGACGCTGCCGTTCCTCCTGACGGGGACGTTCGCGTTCTCGCCGCTTCTCGTCGGGCTCACGCTGACCGCGGCGGAGGTGGTCGCCGTCGGCGTCGCGGCGTCGAACGGCCGCTTCGCCGAGCACGTCTCCAACGGGACGCTCGTCGTCGCCGGCTTCGTCTGTGCGGCCGTCGGTCTCGGCATCGCGTGGGCCGCCACCGGTCTCGGTGCCGGTTCGGCGGTGCCGGCCGTGCTCGTCGTCGGCGTTGGAGTGATGTTCGTCGGTGCGAGCGCGGGGTTCGTCCTCCCCTCCGTCGACGCCGAGGTGAGTCGCCTCGTCCCGACGCACTTCCGCGCCGGGGCGCTCAGCCTGCGCAACAGCGCGACGTTCCTCGGCCGCGCCGCCGGACCCGTTATCTTCGCCGGAATCGCACTCGCGACGGGCTACGCGACGCTGCTGTTGTTCGCGGGCGTCGCGGCGCTCGTTTGCGCCGTCGTTCTCGCGTTCGCGACCGGCCGGGTCGTCGACGACGCAGTCGACGAGGCGATTGCAGCCTCGGAGGTGCGCTGAGACGGCCGCCGGACGGTGCGACGTCGGCCGACGGATGCGAATCCGGAGCGAGCTCGGTCACGACGGCGAGGTGACGGCGACGGGGGCCATCGTAGCCATGCGCGTCGCGTAACCGCTGTCGCCGCCCCCGGGAGCGACACCCTTAACCCCGAAAACCGATGACACGCAGGTAATGAATCGACTCGTCGCCCGTACGGAGGTCTCACCCACGCGATGAGTACCGACAGCCCCGACGCGGCCGAGGAGGAACCCGAAGCGTTCCGCGAAGCGTGTGCGGAACTCGCCCGGCGAATCGTCGACGGCGAGATCGACCGCGACGACCTCGAGTCCGAGAAGCTGAACGTCTGTTCGGAGTTCTCCTCGCCGAAAGTGCCGAAGAACACCGAGAT
This genomic stretch from Haloprofundus salilacus harbors:
- a CDS encoding NADPH-dependent FMN reductase, which translates into the protein MPTPVVAVCGSLRERSYTRLALQRALEAVEDAGGTGELVDLREYDLPVLNADERTAGDAERLRRAVREADAVLLGTPVYHGSYSGVLKNALDYCRFDELEGKTVGLLAVAGGAFPVTALDHLRSVCRAFNAWVLPHQVAIPRASGAFDEGEFVDERLESRVATLGQRVVEYAIIEPDPPTFESDQNVGAGERSAESGGQSAE
- a CDS encoding glycoside hydrolase family 5 protein, whose protein sequence is MSTTTDGRLSDVRGAVYVPARAFNAYQFWEEYDPDETERDFRLAARLNRDAVRLFLSYEYWFDAPESMERSVDNLLSTAEEEGIRVLPILFESAGEEPTRERCRDRDPHTACAVRSPSHEIINDENRWTGRGDSSGSDDGDGSIFSEAKRALGLDDTAHTEEGRDAGDRFGRKPGGPREYVEWFVDRYGDDDALLALEIMNEPGDWDQRLKFARRMLRVADDNRGDLPLTMGCKELRYNTLYDDPELDAFQFHLNLPPTAQKMDERMRNAREFADEHDKPVWITEWQRTREEPPNRFLPNYASLAETIRSGPVDGDFFWSLMLKPAYLPDQREKGRINGVFHRDGSVYSAADARALAGDDSLDFEERQRQPSWLPPDLTRAETN
- a CDS encoding thymidine kinase, with amino-acid sequence MHAITRSGWVELITGSMFSGKTEELLRRLRRAEIAGQEVAVFKPAIDDRYGETTIGSHNGRQWEATVVDNEGEGVWQMLDDLNGEQVVAVDEANFFSATLVEVCEALAADGRRVIVSGTDQTFRGEPFDPVPQLMALAEYVDKLQAICTVCGEPATRNQRLIDGDPAHVDDPTIMVGAEESYEARCRNCHTLRSD
- a CDS encoding YIP1 family protein, with the translated sequence MTTWVENPRNGRDRGPRGLLRAWVEVLIRPRRFFRNGVAPGDQAPGLVFGVLVALCFVGGTLAFSGDTVLGTEFVPVVADSRALTSLLLLLAVALFVAPATLHLTAALQTVLLILAVRDRAGVSETVQTIAYATAPCVLAGVPVPELRVVCALYGTGLLAVGISEIHRTSLLRAALVSAIPSVLIFGYAFGGVEPLAALVESALRSWTLI
- a CDS encoding DHH family phosphoesterase, which gives rise to MGTCIICGTPVEGRICDSHQEDVVFEFRGNDESQLTPGRFYSGTVDGYADFGVFVDLAPNVTGLLHRSELDRRLESLDWEPGDTVFVQVKNVRDNGNIDLGWSIRQSERDFRGALVQDAEGDHDREEDESGDEAEADVPETPTVRHGSASREDESDDETAEPDENEASESTADAGENRAEISESAADYERVEIGTLSDRVGQTVRIEGEVVSTQQTGGPTVFEIRDETGVVDAAAFVEAGVRAYPEVDVGSVIRLDGEVELRRNEIQVETEALVSLEDDDADVVQSRLADALRGRARPESVTPLADHDAVSAVEGQLQDAAEELRRAVFESRPIIVRHTATADGYVAGAAVERAVLPLIREEHAKSDAEYHYFDRRPLEEAVYGMDAATNDVTRMLQDRDRHGEKLPLVLLVGTGATVESSDGLDLLSIYGAKRVVVDAAAVDAEVEESTDVLVSPVLADADASDLSTGALVANLAAAVNEDVRDDLRHLPAVSYWENAPESYLDVANDAGYDETYVRELREAVALEAYYQSYEDKRELITDLLFDNGVTPDGDGEDAGNLASHVSEQFRLKLDAEVETAKANLESRESDGVEFAVLDTDAYTHRFDFPPTALLLDELHRREREGDQFVTIGVAMDELYLRSTVDVDLRAVAEAARERAPEAGITAVGIRDGRIEFLSGRREQVKEAVVEAIAEQLS
- a CDS encoding helix-turn-helix transcriptional regulator, which codes for MDRTSLFEELLQQSYALRRDVREPETDRQRLETDDLLDVLRHRELLELLIEEPLDRSDIQTRLGISRATSHRFTRWLEQHRLAKRRDGRWCLTGRGETVAEEVLRFERNLRAAARLEPLLECICPDHKDFVIEPFADAVVTTATPENPYKPVERFLRLLETSDTFRGFNTTHMVPPGVERFYASLFDDTESEIIYLPSVVDHLRSTHPNQLADAIDRGHLTLRTREALPYGLAIFDDRVAVGGYDDETGTMRVFVDTDDGIAREWARRVFEAYRDHSVPLESTAGA
- a CDS encoding class I SAM-dependent methyltransferase; translation: MAEVTDTTTPPDPTEALAGELFADANSTLTLFSVFLGTRLGVYEVLAAAGTQTAGELAARTETDERYVREWLEHQTVSGILAIDDERAAADERRYSLPEAYEPLLVDADSLYYLAPLARAAAGLVGPLDDIVEAYRTGAGVPFADYGANLHEGLAAMNRPSFLHLLGEAWLPSVPDVHERLSSATPTRVADIGCGHGWSSIGIARAYPNVRVDGYDLDEASVAAATENAEAYGVADRITFAVRDASDPELEGAYDLVTAFECVHDMADPVGALATMRRLANGDGIVLVMDERVGDEFTAEADELEQFLYGCSVFHCLPAGRVGEHSAATGTVMRTDTLRGYADDAGFGTFEVLPIENEFWRFYRLEA
- a CDS encoding MFS transporter — its product is MSATASTEKASVPWRSPVVLVVLASTLLAPLGVPLVSPALPVIRDVFGVSDASASLLITVYFLTGIVLSPFIGMLADRVGRRRVLVVSLFVFGLSGGAVYVAGDFATVLALRLVGGTAAAGVFITTVTIIGDAFDGVQRNAVLGANTAVLSAGAAAFPIVGGALVAYGWNVPFLAYLLAVPLAVVAWYALAGLEHDTEPEEEGTVRYLRGVAGSLVASGTVVYFGATFAAELLFFGAVLTTLPFLLTGTFAFSPLLVGLTLTAAEVVAVGVAASNGRFAEHVSNGTLVVAGFVCAAVGLGIAWAATGLGAGSAVPAVLVVGVGVMFVGASAGFVLPSVDAEVSRLVPTHFRAGALSLRNSATFLGRAAGPVIFAGIALATGYATLLLFAGVAALVCAVVLAFATGRVVDDAVDEAIAASEVR